Proteins encoded in a region of the Malaciobacter mytili LMG 24559 genome:
- a CDS encoding acyl-[ACP]--phospholipid O-acyltransferase, which translates to MNNINLIKNSFLFVVFCNVLVDVCHKVLLQNIAFKVFDGSTQVVWISIINALIIIPFLLLFTFSGYLSDKYNKRDILVIGGISSFCLSVLMVIAYYSGSFYFAMFTLILLATQSAIYSPAKFGIILDIYGKDNLSKGNSSLQAVSMIAILFSIASASYIFENYYILNSLDNLKTKEELLSAIIPLSYYILPIAFLEMMVSLLVFRKLELSFNKNRKLKLDKKDFFKGKLLVKNIKLLSLNSVIFLCVIGLSIFWAISQGLLAVFPSFAKQYLQISNVFVINAVLAASGIGIAIGSYIYSRISKHYIEIGTIPFASIGMAITIFLATLVESTTLLFLCFLVFGIFGGLFVVPLNSLIQFNANRKKLGTILAGNNWFHSVGMFLMLCLTTVVSFYHLDPLNTIYIILLITIVGTAYTIYKLPQSLILLFLKFVVGLKYKLEVNEVKNLPSTGGVLLLGNHVSWLDWAVIFMSSPRQIRFVMYKPIYDKWYLTWILKIFKAIPISNTSSKAALKTIAKILDKGEVVVLFPEGGITRNGHLGEFKKGFEKILALTSSDVKVVCFYIRGLWESMFSRANKKFIKNRKTNLVTVNFSTPIKKQNATTTSVKNEVISLSTKAWIEHIKELETIPCEIFNRLKELKNDNIITDSTGVTLSATKYLTASILFKDLFKNISEQNIGVMLPSSSAGSFINTSLLMLGKSIVNINYTSSFKVLTPSLKKAEVKTIITSSKFIKKLKEKGLDLQNLENEFKLIYLEEEKEKISKIKGLLTLISVRVLPTLVLKTLHIKNVSKTSTALIMFSSGSENIPKAIELTHDNIVGNCSQIANILNVNEEDIILGSLPLFHAFGIVVTTFMPLLEGIFTVCCADPTDSSTIGKLVYKYKVTIMCGTSTFFRLYTISKKVDALMFESLRFVIAGAEKLNEKVKKEFKTKFNKEILEGYGTTETSPVATCNLPDILNSDFIIQKGTKEGSVGMPIPGTMIKIVDPESFKELEIEEEGMVLISGIQVMNGYLKDKEKTKEVLKTIDNRVWYVTGDKGKLDNEGFLTIVDRYSRFAKLGGEMISLSLIEKKIEEFLSDEVEIVATSIKDEKKGEKIILLLSNITTENLEILKKQIIESFDNNLMIPSSYKIVEKIPKLGSGKKDFNEIKKLVL; encoded by the coding sequence ATGAATAATATAAATTTAATAAAAAACTCTTTTTTATTTGTAGTTTTTTGTAATGTTCTTGTGGATGTATGTCATAAAGTTTTACTTCAAAATATAGCTTTTAAAGTTTTTGATGGAAGTACACAAGTAGTTTGGATATCTATAATTAATGCTTTAATTATTATTCCTTTTTTATTACTTTTTACATTTAGTGGTTACTTATCTGATAAATATAATAAAAGGGATATTTTAGTAATTGGAGGAATTTCTTCTTTTTGTTTATCAGTTTTAATGGTAATTGCTTATTATAGTGGAAGTTTCTATTTTGCTATGTTTACTCTTATTTTACTTGCAACTCAAAGTGCAATATATTCTCCCGCAAAATTTGGAATAATCTTAGATATTTATGGAAAAGATAACCTTTCAAAAGGTAACTCTTCTTTACAAGCTGTATCTATGATAGCAATACTTTTTTCAATTGCAAGTGCTTCATATATTTTTGAAAACTATTATATTTTAAACTCTTTAGATAATTTAAAAACAAAAGAGGAACTTTTAAGTGCTATAATCCCCCTTTCTTATTATATTTTGCCTATTGCTTTTTTAGAGATGATGGTCTCATTACTTGTTTTTAGAAAGCTTGAACTCTCATTTAATAAAAATAGAAAATTAAAACTTGATAAAAAAGATTTTTTTAAAGGTAAACTATTAGTAAAGAATATAAAACTTCTTTCTTTAAATAGTGTTATTTTCTTATGTGTAATTGGTTTAAGTATTTTTTGGGCAATTTCTCAAGGATTATTAGCAGTATTTCCTTCTTTTGCAAAGCAGTATTTACAAATTAGTAATGTTTTTGTAATTAATGCAGTTTTAGCAGCTTCTGGTATAGGAATAGCAATTGGTTCATATATTTACTCAAGAATCTCTAAACACTATATAGAAATAGGGACAATCCCTTTTGCTTCTATAGGGATGGCTATTACTATATTTTTGGCAACATTGGTTGAATCAACTACTTTATTGTTTCTTTGTTTTTTAGTTTTTGGGATTTTTGGAGGTCTATTTGTAGTTCCTTTAAATTCCCTAATTCAATTTAATGCAAATAGAAAAAAATTAGGTACGATTTTAGCTGGAAATAATTGGTTTCATTCAGTAGGAATGTTTTTAATGTTATGCCTAACAACAGTAGTATCTTTTTATCATTTAGACCCTTTAAATACTATTTATATAATCTTACTTATTACAATTGTAGGAACTGCATATACAATTTATAAACTTCCTCAATCTTTAATATTACTATTTTTAAAATTTGTAGTGGGATTAAAATATAAACTTGAAGTAAATGAAGTAAAAAATCTTCCTTCAACAGGGGGAGTTTTACTTTTAGGAAATCATGTCTCATGGTTAGACTGGGCAGTAATTTTTATGTCAAGCCCTAGACAAATAAGATTTGTAATGTATAAACCAATTTATGATAAATGGTATTTAACTTGGATTTTAAAAATTTTTAAAGCAATACCTATTTCAAATACTTCTAGTAAAGCAGCCCTTAAAACAATAGCAAAAATTTTAGATAAAGGTGAAGTTGTAGTTTTATTCCCTGAGGGGGGAATTACTAGAAATGGGCACTTAGGAGAGTTTAAAAAAGGCTTTGAAAAGATTTTAGCTTTAACTTCAAGTGATGTAAAAGTAGTTTGTTTTTATATTAGAGGTTTATGGGAAAGTATGTTTTCAAGAGCAAATAAAAAGTTTATTAAAAATAGAAAAACAAACCTAGTTACTGTAAACTTTTCAACACCTATAAAAAAACAAAATGCCACTACAACAAGTGTAAAAAATGAAGTAATTTCCCTATCTACAAAGGCTTGGATTGAACATATTAAAGAGTTAGAAACTATTCCTTGTGAGATTTTTAATAGATTAAAAGAGTTAAAAAATGATAATATTATAACTGATTCAACAGGGGTTACTTTAAGTGCAACAAAATACCTTACTGCTTCTATTTTATTTAAAGATTTATTTAAAAATATATCTGAGCAAAATATAGGAGTAATGCTTCCTTCAAGTAGTGCAGGAAGTTTTATAAATACTTCTCTTTTAATGTTAGGAAAAAGTATAGTAAATATAAATTATACCTCTTCTTTTAAAGTTTTAACTCCTTCTTTAAAAAAAGCAGAAGTAAAAACTATTATAACTTCTAGTAAATTTATAAAAAAATTAAAAGAAAAAGGTCTAGATTTACAAAACTTAGAAAATGAATTTAAGCTTATATACCTAGAAGAAGAAAAAGAAAAAATTTCAAAAATAAAAGGTTTATTAACTTTAATTAGTGTTAGAGTTTTACCTACTTTAGTATTAAAAACTCTTCATATAAAAAATGTATCTAAAACTTCAACAGCTTTAATTATGTTTAGTAGTGGAAGTGAAAATATCCCTAAAGCAATAGAATTAACCCATGATAATATAGTAGGAAATTGCTCTCAAATTGCAAATATTTTAAATGTAAATGAAGAAGATATAATTTTAGGTTCACTTCCTTTATTTCATGCTTTTGGTATAGTTGTTACTACTTTTATGCCTTTACTAGAAGGAATTTTTACAGTTTGTTGTGCAGATCCAACAGATAGTTCAACTATTGGAAAATTGGTATATAAATATAAAGTTACAATTATGTGTGGAACTTCAACTTTTTTTAGGCTTTATACTATAAGTAAAAAAGTTGATGCTTTAATGTTTGAATCATTACGATTTGTAATTGCTGGGGCTGAAAAATTAAATGAAAAAGTAAAAAAAGAGTTTAAAACGAAATTTAATAAAGAGATTTTAGAAGGATATGGCACAACTGAAACTTCTCCAGTGGCTACTTGTAATTTACCTGATATTTTAAATTCTGATTTTATTATACAAAAAGGTACAAAAGAGGGAAGTGTAGGTATGCCAATACCTGGAACTATGATAAAAATAGTTGATCCAGAGAGTTTTAAAGAGCTAGAAATAGAAGAAGAGGGAATGGTTTTAATAAGTGGAATTCAAGTTATGAATGGTTATTTAAAAGATAAAGAGAAAACAAAAGAGGTTTTAAAAACTATTGATAATAGAGTTTGGTATGTTACCGGAGATAAAGGTAAACTTGATAATGAAGGTTTTCTAACTATAGTAGATAGATACTCTCGTTTTGCAAAACTTGGTGGAGAGATGATAAGTTTATCTTTAATTGAAAAAAAAATAGAAGAGTTTTTAAGTGATGAGGTAGAGATAGTTGCAACTTCAATTAAAGATGAAAAAAAAGGTGAAAAAATTATTCTTCTTTTATCAAATATTACTACAGAAAACTTAGAGATTTTAAAAAAAC
- a CDS encoding SulP family inorganic anion transporter produces the protein MYQTIKKEWFSNIRADLLSGTVVALALIPEAIAFSIIAGVDPKVGLYASFCIAVVIAFVGGRPGMISAATGAMALVMVDLVKDYGLQYLLAATLLTGFIQILLSYIGIHKLMSFVARAVVVGFVNALAILIFVAQLPELTNVTWHVYALTAVGLAIIYLFPYIPKIGTIIPSPLVTIVVITIFVYFMGIDVRTVGDMGALPDTLPIFLLPNIPLNFETLQIILPYSIALAIVGLLESFMTTTIVDELTDTKGDKQKEARGQGIANIASGFLGGMAGCAMIGQSVINVKSGGRGRLSTFIAGFLLLIMVVFLSDIISIIPMAALVAVMIMVSIGTFDWGSIKGLKTLPLSTNIVMLTTVIVTVYTHNLAHGVFAGVLLASLFFANKISHFMYCETSYNEDNSIKTYKFVGQVFFNSADKFYSTFDFKEVLDKVVIDLTRAHFWDLSAVYALDKVVIKLRREGCDVEVIGKNEASCTIIDRFGIHDKKEEIEKVMGGH, from the coding sequence ATGTATCAAACCATAAAAAAAGAGTGGTTTTCAAATATTAGAGCAGATTTATTATCAGGAACTGTTGTTGCACTTGCACTTATTCCTGAAGCCATTGCTTTTTCTATTATTGCAGGAGTGGACCCAAAAGTTGGACTATATGCTTCTTTTTGTATTGCTGTAGTTATTGCTTTTGTAGGAGGACGTCCTGGAATGATTAGTGCAGCAACAGGGGCAATGGCACTAGTGATGGTAGATTTAGTAAAAGATTATGGCTTACAATATTTACTTGCAGCTACACTTTTAACAGGATTTATTCAAATACTCTTATCATATATTGGTATTCATAAACTTATGAGCTTTGTAGCCCGTGCTGTTGTAGTTGGCTTTGTAAATGCTTTAGCTATTTTAATTTTTGTAGCACAACTTCCAGAACTTACAAATGTAACTTGGCATGTATATGCACTAACAGCAGTAGGACTTGCAATAATTTATCTATTTCCATATATTCCTAAAATTGGAACTATTATTCCTTCACCTCTTGTTACAATAGTAGTTATAACTATTTTTGTATATTTTATGGGAATTGATGTGAGAACTGTGGGAGATATGGGAGCATTACCGGATACTTTACCTATATTTTTACTTCCAAATATTCCTTTAAATTTTGAAACTTTACAAATAATCTTACCTTATTCTATTGCTTTAGCAATTGTTGGTTTACTTGAATCTTTTATGACTACAACAATAGTTGATGAGCTAACAGATACTAAAGGTGATAAACAAAAAGAAGCAAGAGGACAAGGAATAGCAAATATTGCAAGTGGTTTTCTTGGTGGAATGGCAGGTTGTGCAATGATTGGGCAATCTGTTATAAATGTTAAATCAGGGGGAAGAGGAAGACTTTCTACTTTTATTGCTGGATTTTTACTTTTAATTATGGTTGTATTTTTAAGTGATATTATCTCAATAATTCCAATGGCAGCTTTAGTTGCTGTTATGATTATGGTATCTATTGGAACTTTTGATTGGGGTTCTATAAAAGGTCTTAAAACACTTCCTCTTTCTACAAATATAGTTATGCTTACAACTGTAATAGTAACAGTTTATACACATAACTTAGCCCATGGAGTTTTTGCAGGAGTTCTTTTAGCTTCACTATTTTTTGCAAATAAAATTTCACACTTTATGTATTGTGAAACATCTTATAATGAAGATAATTCTATAAAAACATATAAATTTGTAGGGCAAGTATTTTTTAATAGTGCAGATAAATTTTATAGCACATTTGATTTTAAAGAAGTATTAGATAAAGTTGTGATTGATTTAACAAGGGCTCATTTTTGGGATTTATCAGCTGTTTATGCCTTAGACAAAGTTGTAATAAAACTTAGAAGAGAGGGGTGTGATGTGGAAGTAATAGGAAAAAATGAAGCAAGCTGTACTATTATAGATAGATTTGGTATTCATGATAAAAAAGAAGAGATAGAAAAAGTAATGGGAGGACACTAA